From Anopheles coluzzii chromosome 3, AcolN3, whole genome shotgun sequence, the proteins below share one genomic window:
- the LOC120956987 gene encoding dynein regulatory complex protein 11 isoform X2 encodes MATFPRVCCRVTDNLFIYCQYPRRTFVCLSVHSIIKRSVRKCPCRCLKASNKPTKMSNRTFNLLWTGAQKDLEKLAVNDFEYQAIEAQHDRTEIQGQVFELYLRYLVISNRLEEIYDQIVQPQKRILIRKLLDNCLGRMLELKHDLVIIDMTEFSYNDAIVEKLGLTPLSMEVAVPRYFRREREEQLNERKKFMDDILKKIGALDEEVVEEELSELEAIRIIQTHERARQGRLRAQFMKELKLLKEKGKPDSSRDKSTTGLNAAMKIQKTWRGYATRRQTRRKKMEEMILIGMVPAPVTSARTALDELEDLKQFRYKQQKTFQDDYERSLVRVKEEISVKQGAAMTEDIADEIRTWFKEYQKRTGRLPDFPSEEAGGSRHLLSRQGTESEMSRSSVLSSRESKLKGSGKEKLAQKKPGELSLEEGLDKAFKPMQSSFLPEIKSGIEEYTEVWKGKDESQNLRQTYYDDMIYEEKYADVEAELRRIVDEIMRQELELLQIALERDRGGKKLKKSSKKARRSGKKGKKKKDKDLTPDRTTESLFEELVTNGIIKKYPETPIKSYVGDLSYAARSALNPSPGDVRQLIKQYCILPLGSETIRNFGPCIKSLLIAGPKGSGKTSLVHAICTETGSVLFDISPPNIVGKYPGKSGLIMLMHLISKVSRLLQPSVIYFGDAEKPFMKKIPKTDRTDPKRLKKDLPKLVKNIQPEDRIMLIGTSDCPWEGDMKLMVQTYQRFIYIPRPDYGALSFAWKELLSHYSGVHRQFDTGAMAKISDGYTIGSVVRCIREVITCKRMLQLRVHPLTHLELINALSALEPVYKEEEEAFLYWWCKTPLGRRRSKQMEKDHEAMMEMENVMLLSLTAGGVGLNLVGANHLLLLDPHWNPQLEAQAQDRVYRVGQTKPVYIWKFMCAETVEQKIHALQEHKLGIADGVLTGTVNKGSKLTIDDLKSLFGL; translated from the exons ATGGCAACGTTTCCGCGCGTCTGTTGCCGGGTAACGGAcaacttatttatttactgtCAATACCCCCGAAGGACATTTGTTtgtctttccgttcattccatTATCAAACGATCAGTTCGGAAGTGTCCTTGTCGGTGTTTAAAAGCAAgtaacaaaccaacaaaaatgtCGAACCGTACCTTTAACCTACTCTGGACCGGTGCGCAGAAAGATTTGGAAAAGCTAGCGGTGAACGATTTCGAGTATCAAGCGATCGAAGCACAGCACGACCGTACCGAAATCCAGGGCCAGGTGTTTGAGCTCTACCTGCGCTATCTCGTCATTTCGAACCGGCTGGAAGAGATCTACGACCAGATCGTGCAGCCGCAGAAGCGCATCCTGATCCGCAAGCTGCTCGACAACTGTCTCGGTCGTATGCTGGAGCTGAAGCACGATCTAGTCATCATCGACATGACCGAGTTCAGCTACAACGATGCAATAGTGGAGAAGCTCGGCCTCACGCCGCTCAGCATGGAGGTGGCCGTGCCGCGCTACTTTCGCCGCGAGCGCGAGGAGCAGCTGAACGAGCGGAAAAAGTTTATGGACGACATACTGAAGAAAATCGGCGCCCTGGACgaggaggtggtggaggaggagctgAGCGAGCTGGAAGCGATACGCATCATACAGACGCACGAGCGGGCCCGCCAGGGCCGGTTGCGCGCGCAGTTCATGAAggagctgaagctgctgaaggaaAAGGGCAAGCCGGACAGCAGCCGGGACAAGTCGACGACCGGGCTGAACGCGGCCATGAAGATCCAGAAAACGTGGCGCGGGTACGCAACGCGGCGCCAAACGCGCCGCAAAAAGATGGAAGAGATGATATTGATCGGCATGGTGCCGGCACCGGTTACCTCCGCCCGCACCGCCCTCGATGAGCTGGAAGATTTGAAACAGTTTCGCTACAAGCAGCAGAAAACGTTCCAGGACGATTACGAACGGTCGCTGGTGCGCGTGAAGGAGGAAATAAGCGTGAAGCAGGGCGCCGCCATGACGGAGGACATTGCGGATGAGATACGGACGTGGTTCAAGGAGTACCAGAAGCGAACCGGTCGGCTGCCCGACTTCCCGTCGGAGGAGGCGGGCGGCTCGCGCCATCTGCTGAGCCGCCAGGGCACGGAGAGCGAGATGAGTCGCTCGTCCGTGCTGTCGTCGCGCGAATCGAAGCTGAAGGGCAGCGGGAAGGAGAAGCTGGCGCAGAAAAAGCCAGGCGAACTGTCGCTCGAGGAGGGGCTGGACAAGGCGTTCAAGCCGATGCAGTCGTCCTTCCTGCCCGAGATCAAGAGCGGCATCGAGGAGTACACGGAGGTGTGGAAGGGCAAGGACGAATCGCAGAACCTGCGGCAGACGTACTACGACGACATGATTTACGAGGAGAAGTACGCCGACGTGGAGGCGGAACTGCGCCGCATCGTGGACGAAATCATGCGCCAggagctggagctgctgcagaTAGCGCTAGAGCGCGACCGTGGCGGCAAGAAGCTGAAGAAGAGCAGCAAAAAGGCACGCCGCAGCGGCAagaaggggaagaaaaagaaggacaAAGATCTGACGCCCGACCGGACGACGGAGTCGCTGTTCGAGGAGCTCGTCACGAACGGGATCATTAAGAAGTACCCCGAAACGCCGATCAAATCGTACGTGGGAGATTTAAGCTATGCTGCGCGAAGTGCCCTTAATCCATCGCCCGGCGACGTGCGGCAGCTGATCAAGCAGTACTGCATTTTGCCGCTCGGGTCGGAAACGATACGCAACTTTGGGCCGTGCATTAAGTCGCTGCTGATTGCCGGGCCGAAGGGTTCGGGTAAAACGTCGCTCGTGCACGCCATCTGCACCGAAACCGGCTCGGTGCTGTTCGACATCAGCCCGCCCAACATTGTGGGCAAATATCCGGGCAAGTCGGGGCTCATTATGTTGATGCATCTGATCTCGAAGGTGTCCCGGTTGCTGCAACCGTCCGTCATCTACTTTGGCGATGCGGAGAAACCGTTCATGAAGAAGATCCCCAAAACGGACCGCACCGATCCGAAGCGGCTGAAGAAGGACCTGCCGAAGCTGGTGAAGAACATACAGCCCGAGGATCGCATCATGCTGATCGGGACTTCGGACTGTCCCTGGGAGGGCGACATGAAGCTGATGGTGCAGACGTACCAGCGGTTTATCTACATACCGCGGCCCGATTATGGGGCGCTATCGTTCGCCTGGAAGGAGCTGCTCAGCCACTACAGCGGAGTGCATCGGCAGTTCGATACGGGCGCGATGGCTAAAATATCGGATGGGTATACGATCGGCTCGGTGGTGCGTTGCATCCGGGAGGTGATCACGTGCAAACGgatgctgcagctgcgggTCCATCCGCTGACCCATCTGGAGCTTATCAATGCGTTgag CGCTCTCGAGCCGGTGTAcaaggaggaagaggaagcaTTTCTGTACTGGTGGTGCAAAACGCCGCTGGGAAGGCGCCGCTCGAAACAGATGGAAAAGGACCACGAAGCTATGATGGAGATGGAAAAT GTTATGCTTCTTTCACTGACGGCCGGTGGCGTTGGACTGAATCTCGTCGGTGCGaaccatttgctgctgctcgatccGCACTGGAACCCCCAGCTCGAGGCGCAAGCCCAAGATCGGGTGTATCGCGTCGGTCAGACCAAGCCAGTCTACATTTGGAA ATTCATGTGTGCTGAAACGGTGGAGCAGAAGATTCACGCACTGCAGGAGCACAAACTAGGCATCGCGGACGGCGTTCTGACCGGCACGGTCAACAAGGGCAGCAAGCTCACGATCGACGATTTGAAATCGCTGTTCGGGCTGTAA
- the LOC120956988 gene encoding glutamate receptor ionotropic, delta-1, with the protein MDRFPVMMMMMVRFVKPCARSYALCRAERWPDKDHGDPQRRRYGMTATVAVALAMMMMIVVATTQLGVDAQGIAPVEWDGNETTEYYQLEMDASAEVKEREMQELRRRLAGTTLRVTTLQDWPLSYTVKINGTYIGAGVAFELLEFLMEKFNFTYELVMPEQNIVGSSNDMAGSVLQLLTNGTADMAVSFLPILADARQHIRYSTGLDEGEWIMIMVRPMESASGSGLLAPFNRDVWILILVSLLAVGPIIYGLLILRHRLTKDKEQIIYTLPHCVWFVYGALMKQGSTLSPTGDSTRILFASWWIFITILTSFYTANLTAFLTLSKFTLPINNAEDVRRKEKQFVTIRGGAIEYAIKNRDEALNALSVLVDKRLVDFTTNVNDSDTLADKVAKQNYVFVRDRPAIDHMIYADYLVRRKINPKNERVHCPYATATTPFLKRNRAFGYPPNTEWNRIFDPELLKMVEGGIVKYKLHDRLPKAEICPQNLGGTERQLKNRDLVMTYFVMVTGFVTSIVVFASELGFRYLNQRKLNEQLAQQQQQQQQQDQQPTSKKLATERISYLGKQFTTGDSPPPPYAEVFSRHQQRQLGVLGDSERTGKLFDDGSGGLYGAGAGGANRQMINGRDYMVVREKNGLGSRLIPMRAPSAAIFHYTYAN; encoded by the exons ATGGACCGATTCcctgtgatgatgatgatgatggtgcgttTTGTTAAGCCGTGCGCAAGAAGTTACGCGCTGTGTCGTGCCGAGCGATGGCCCGACAAGGATCATGGCGATCCGCAACGACGGCGTTACGGCATGACGGCGACGGTTGCTGTGGCcctggcgatgatgatgatgatagtaGTGGCCACCACTCAACTCGGTGTGGATGCTCAGGGTATTGCACCGGTCGAATGGGATGGTAATGAGACGACGGAGTACTACCAGCTGGAGATGGACGCGAGTGCAGAGGTGAAGGAGCGTGAAATGCAGGAACTGCGACGCCGGTTGGCTGGCACAACGTTGCGTGTCACCACACTGCAG GACTGGCCCCTCAGCTACACCGTCAAGATCAACGGCACGTACATCGGGGCCGGCGTTGCCTTCGAGCTGCTCGAGTTTCTGATGGAAAAGTTCAACTTCACCTACGAGCTGGTAATGCCGGAGCAGAACATTGTCGGCTCGTCCAACGATATGGCCGGCAGTGTGCTGCAGCTGCTCACCAACGGTACCGCCGATATGGCCGTCTCCTTTCTGCCCATCCTGGCCGACGCTCGGCAGCACATCCGCTACTCGACCGGGCTGGACGAGGGCGAATGGATCATGATCATGGTGCGCCCGATGGAATCGGCCAGCGGGTCCGGTCTGCTCGCCCCCTTCAATCGGGACGTGTGGATACTGATCCTGGTGTCCCTCCTGGCTGTCGGTCCGATCATCTACGGGCTGCTGATACTGCGCCACCGGCTCACGAAGGATAAGGAGCAGATCATCTACACCCTGCCGCACTGCGTGTGGTTCGTGTACGGTGCACTGATGAAGCAGGGCAGCACCTTGTCACCAACGGGAG ACTCCACCCGTATACTGTTCGCCAGCTGGTGGATATTCATCACGATCCTGACCTCCTTCTACACCGCCAACTTGACCGCCTTCCTTACGCTTTCGAAGTTCACGCTCCCAATCAACAATGCGGAGGACGTGCGCCGCAAGGAGAAACAGTTCGTCACAATCCGGGGCGGTGCGATCGAGTACGCAATCAAAAAC CGCGATGAAGCGCTGAACGCACTGAGCGTGCTGGTCGACAAGCGGCTAGTTGACTTTACCACCAACGTAAACGACAGCGATACGCTAGCGGACAAGGTGGCCAAACAGAACTACGTGTTTGTGCGGGACCGTCCCGCGATCGATCACATGATCTATGCAGACTATCTGGTGCGGCGTAAGATTAACCCGAAAAACGAGCGCGTCCACTGTCCGTACGCAACGGCGACGACACCGTTCCTGAAGCGCAATCGTGCCTTTGGCTACCCTCCGAACACCGAGTGGAATCGCATCTTCGATCCAGA GTTGCTCAAAATGGTGGAAGGTGGTATCGTCAAGTACAAGCTGCACGATCGCCTGCCGAAGGCCGAAATCTGTCCCCAGAATTTGGGTGGCACGGAGCGTCAGCTGAAGAACCGCGATCTCGTCATGACGTACTTCGTCATGGTGACCGGGTTCGTGACGTCGATCGTTGTGTTTGCCAGCGAGCTCGGATTCCGCTACCTGAACCAGCGCAAACTGAACGAACAGctggcacagcagcagcagcagcagcagcagcaggaccaACAGCCAACGTCCAAGAAGCTTGCCACGGAGCGCATCTCCTATCTGGGGAAGCAGTTCACTACGGGCGAttcgccaccgccaccgtacGCGGAAGTGTTTAGCCGccatcagcagcggcagctcGGTGTGCTCGGGGACAGCGAGCGGACGGGTAAGCTGTTTGATGACGGGAGCGGGGGGCTGTATGGGGCCGGTGCTGGCGGTGCTAACCGGCAGATGATCAACGGCCGGGACTATATGGTGGTGCGGGAAAAGAATGGGCTCGGTTCGCGGCTGATACCGATGCGGGCACCATCGGCGGCTATCTTTCACTACACGTATGCCAACTGA
- the LOC120956990 gene encoding uncharacterized protein LOC120956990, which translates to MPEEQIPLDEYQRPGSSSSSAPRSRQPSVGELQENGPHEHGGGHFVAIRNMLNATRYRPVARIAPLEPSFVPAPQRYFPIVIPAEPTIEELLRQAAGTQELATVSEIKLKVISHMTSLQRIPCFIPQLRSLILEGSIVMTLRDLGCDMTFLRYLNVSRCSLKHLDGTTGLESLEELVADYNLIQEVGPCTNLINIKKISLKGNRITDVGSVTFLALCEKLEVLDLRENFVADDPSFWHVLRTNIPQLRCLNDTQCRELANDDTDLSSSDYRSSSSGSSEDVQRGRWEGPVAASAREDVPHPPGASVLRRPITSASVERRVTVELLDQQRPSTADPVKIKAQLTSGEPVVGSVITKARRRRRQRTAWGESTSCSSVSSSESSSSFAKDFPDRLPQKAVDLELGVIGQGETSRGQQQQQHRTAVSATEPDDDNDPQSLLRAARLWRQRSLQTRETIREQEQMLILRQLHDED; encoded by the exons ATGCCGGAAGAACAGATCCCACTGGATGAGTACCAGCGCCCTGGGTCCTCGTCCTCATCAGCGCCCAGATCCCGGCAACCGTCGGTCGGGGAGCTGCAGGAAAATGGACCACACGAGCACGGCGGGGGACACTTTGTGGCGATACGAAACATGCTGAACGCGACGCGTTATCGCCCAGTGGCCCGTATTGCGCCGCTGGAACCATCGTTTGTGCCCGCGCCCCAACGCTACTTCCCGATAGTTATACCCGCCGAACCGACGATTGAGGAGCTGCTG CGCCAGGCAGCTGGCACCCAGGAGCTGGCAACGGTGAGCGAGATCAAGCTGAAGGTCATCTCGCACATGACCAGCCTGCAGCGGATACCGTGCTTCATACCGCAGCTACGGTCCCTCATCCTGGAGGGCAGCATCGTGATGACGCTGCGCGATCTCGGCTGTGATATGACGTTTCTGCGCTACCTGAACGTGTCCCGGTGCAGCCTGAAGCATCTGGACGGTACCACGGGGCTAGAATCGCTCGAGGAGCTGGTGGCCGACTACAATCTGATCCAAGAGGTGGGACCGTGCACGAATCTGATCAACATAAAGAAAATTAGCCTCAAAGG CAATCGTATCACCGACGTGGGCAGTGTCACCTTTCTAGCGCTCTGCGAAAAGCTGGAAGTGTTGGATCTGAGGGAAAACTTTGTCGCAGATGATCCCTCCTTCTGGCACGTGCTACGCACCAACATTCCCCAGCTGCGGTGTCTGAACGATACGCAGTGCCGGGAGCTGGCGAACGATGATACGGACCTATCCAGCTCCGACTATCGATCGTCCAGCTCGGGAAGCAGTGAGGATGTGCAGCGAGGTCGCTGGGAAGGGCCTGTGGCAGCGAGTGCAAGGGAAGATGTGCCACACCCCCCCGGGGCCAGTGTACTGCGACGTCCCATAACGTCCGCTTCCGTTGAGCGACGTGTTACGGTGGAACTACTGGATCAGCAACGTCCTTCAACGGCTG ATCCAGTGAAGATCAAAGCCCAGCTCACCTCGGGTGAACCGGTAGTGGGCAGTGTCATCACAAAGGCCCGGCGTCGCCGCCGTCAGCGTACCGCTTGGGGCGAATCGACCTCCTGCTCCAGCGTGAGCAGCTCcgaatcatcatcgtcgtttGCAAAAGATTTCCCCGACCGGTTGCCCCAGAAGGCAGTCGATCTAGAGCTCGGCGTAATCGGTCAGGGTGAGACGTCGCGtggccaacagcagcagcagcatcggacGGCCGTGTCCGCCACCGAACCGGACGATGACAACGACCCGCAGAGCCTGTTGCGTGCCGCACGCCTATGGCGCCAGCGATCGTTGCAAACGCGCGAAACGATACGCGAACAAGAGCAAATGCTAATTCTGCGGCAGCTGCACGATGAGGACTAG